Proteins from one Gossypium raimondii isolate GPD5lz chromosome 8, ASM2569854v1, whole genome shotgun sequence genomic window:
- the LOC105792344 gene encoding uncharacterized protein LOC105792344 isoform X2, which produces MARQLSMTLLGKVIEGIWHTGIVVYGNEYYFGGGIQHIPAGTAPYGRPIKAIDLGVTHVPKDLFEMYLQEISPRYTAETYSLLTHNCNNFSNEVAQFLVGTNIPDYILQLPNEVMSSPMGSLLMPMIQNLETTLRAGAVPQVPQFKPSVSAQPSQPSSASVNSSSDTTKKDEVSSKVKADQQPNHAETDKTTSSVKPTGAQEKSSNSGTATDPLGDARAKVQEEISREFAAIMAAGTLRASEAAALATRKVMQKYGHLNVVMPQS; this is translated from the exons ATGGCTCGGCAGCTTTCGATGACCTTATTAGGGAAGGTTATTGAGGGAATATG GCACACTGGTATAGTAGTTTATGGTAATGAATACTATTTCGGTGGAGGAATCCAACACATTCCTGCTGGGACGGCACCATACGGGAGACCAATTAAAGCGATCGATCTAGGTGTCACTCATGTGCCTAAAGATTTGTTTGAGATGTATTTACAGGAGATTAGTCCTCGTTACACAGCCGAGACCTACAGTTTGCTTACCCACAATTGCAACAACTTCAGCAATGAAGTTGCCCAATTTCTAGTTGGTACTAACATTCCAGACTATATTTTGCAACTTCCAAATGAAGTTATGAGCAGTCCAATGGGTTCACTTTTAA TGCCCATGATACAAAATCTGGAGACAACTTTGAGGGCTGGTGCTGTTCCTCAAGTTCCCCAATTCAAGCCTTCTGTTTCTGCTCAGCCATCTCAGCCCTCAAGTGCCAGTGTGAACAGTTCATCTGATACCACCAAGAAAGACGAGGTTAGCAGTAAGGTGAAGGCTGATCAGCAGCCAAACCACGCGGAGACGGATAAGACTACATCATCTGTCAAACCGACAGGAGCACAGGAGAAATCATCGAACAGTGGAACTGCAACAGACCCTCTTGGGGATGCTCGAGCCAAGGTCCAAGAAGAGATAAGCCGTGAATTTGCTGCTATCATGGCAGCTGGAACGCTGAGAGCTAGCGAGGCAGCTGCACTGGCCACCAGGAAAGTGATGCAGAAATACGGACACTTGAATGTTGTTATGCCACAGAGTTAG
- the LOC105792344 gene encoding uncharacterized protein LOC105792344 isoform X1 gives MAEEGHKVTLNVYDLSQGMARQLSMTLLGKVIEGIWHTGIVVYGNEYYFGGGIQHIPAGTAPYGRPIKAIDLGVTHVPKDLFEMYLQEISPRYTAETYSLLTHNCNNFSNEVAQFLVGTNIPDYILQLPNEVMSSPMGSLLMPMIQNLETTLRAGAVPQVPQFKPSVSAQPSQPSSASVNSSSDTTKKDEVSSKVKADQQPNHAETDKTTSSVKPTGAQEKSSNSGTATDPLGDARAKVQEEISREFAAIMAAGTLRASEAAALATRKVMQKYGHLNVVMPQS, from the exons ATGGCTGAG GAGGGTCATAAGGTCACCTTGAATGTGTATGACTTGAGTCAGGGAATGGCTCGGCAGCTTTCGATGACCTTATTAGGGAAGGTTATTGAGGGAATATG GCACACTGGTATAGTAGTTTATGGTAATGAATACTATTTCGGTGGAGGAATCCAACACATTCCTGCTGGGACGGCACCATACGGGAGACCAATTAAAGCGATCGATCTAGGTGTCACTCATGTGCCTAAAGATTTGTTTGAGATGTATTTACAGGAGATTAGTCCTCGTTACACAGCCGAGACCTACAGTTTGCTTACCCACAATTGCAACAACTTCAGCAATGAAGTTGCCCAATTTCTAGTTGGTACTAACATTCCAGACTATATTTTGCAACTTCCAAATGAAGTTATGAGCAGTCCAATGGGTTCACTTTTAA TGCCCATGATACAAAATCTGGAGACAACTTTGAGGGCTGGTGCTGTTCCTCAAGTTCCCCAATTCAAGCCTTCTGTTTCTGCTCAGCCATCTCAGCCCTCAAGTGCCAGTGTGAACAGTTCATCTGATACCACCAAGAAAGACGAGGTTAGCAGTAAGGTGAAGGCTGATCAGCAGCCAAACCACGCGGAGACGGATAAGACTACATCATCTGTCAAACCGACAGGAGCACAGGAGAAATCATCGAACAGTGGAACTGCAACAGACCCTCTTGGGGATGCTCGAGCCAAGGTCCAAGAAGAGATAAGCCGTGAATTTGCTGCTATCATGGCAGCTGGAACGCTGAGAGCTAGCGAGGCAGCTGCACTGGCCACCAGGAAAGTGATGCAGAAATACGGACACTTGAATGTTGTTATGCCACAGAGTTAG